The DNA window CCTTGAGcttataaacaccttcagtaatgtgtcaGAATACAGGATTAACTAAAATATCAGTAGTCCCCCCATagacaaatgataaatggactgagaaagaaattagagatacATCACCCTTTATATTAgctataaataacataaaatatcttgtgagAACTCTAATAATACAAATTCAAGGCCTGTATGACAATAgttttaagactttgaagaaagaaattgatgaagataacagaaaatggaaagatctctttTTTCTTGGATAGATTGTATCTACATATtaaaaatggtgatcctaccaaaaacaatccaCCAATTCAAtacagtccccatcaaaatctcagaacaactcttcacagacctaagaaaaaacaatactcaacttcatatggaacaAAAATACCCAAGGTACttaaaacaatcctgcacaataaaggaacttctggaggtatcaccatgtctgacttcaagctctattattgagttatagtaataaaaacagcttggtattggcataaaagcagacaggtagACGAATGGAATTGAGTTGAAGATCctgacataaatacacacacctttgaacacttgatttttgacccAGAATCCAAAAGTGTACAATGGAAAATaatagtatcttcaacaaatgttgctggcaaaactagatgtcaacatgtagaagaatgaaagtagatccatatctatcaccatgcacaaaactcaagtccaaatggattaaagacctcaatattaatctgaacacattgagcttgataggggagaaagtgggaagtactctacaacaaatgggcacagggaaccgtttcctacgcataaccccagctgcacagacattaagggcaacattgaataaatgggacctcctgaagttgagcagcttctgtaaagcaaaggacattgtcactaagacacaaaggcagcctactgactgggaaaagatcttcaccaaccctgcaactgacaaagatctgatctctaaaatatataaggaagtcggacagtggtggcgcacgcctttaatcccagcactcgggagggagaggcaggcggatctctgtgagttcaaggccagcctggtctacaagagctagttccaggacaggctctaaaaaagctgcagagaaaccctgtctcgaaaaaccaaaaaaaaaaaaaaaagaaaaaaaagaaaatatataaggaactcaagagactagacggtaaaatgccaattaacccaattaaaaaatggggcgctgaactgaacagagaattctcaacagaagaagttcaaatggccaaaagacacttaaggtcatgctcaacctccctagctatcagggaaatgcaaatcaaaacaactttgagatatcatcttacacctgtcagattggctaaaatccaaaacaccaataataacctttgctggagaggttgtggggtaaggggtacactcatccattgctggtgggaatgcacacttgtgcaaccactttggaaagcagtgtggcggtttctcaggaaattcgggatcaacctaccccaggacccagcaattccactcttgggaatttacccaagagatgcccaatcatactacaaaagcatttgctcatctatgtttatagcagcattatttgtaatagacagaacctggaaacaacctagatgcccttcagtggaagaatggatgaagaaactgtggaatatatacatgctagaatactactcagcggtaaaaaacaatgacatcttgaattttgcaggtaaatggatggaaatagaaaacactattctgagtgaggtaacccagacccaaaaagatgaacatgggatgtactcactcataatcagtttctagccataattaaaggacatcgagcctataaatttgggatccttgagaagataataagaaggtgaactcccaaaaaaggatatagtaatcctcctggatattggaagtagacacgatcgccaggcaaaattgggaacttgagggttgggcgagactgggccaagggaagatggggagagaaaagtgtgaaggggagaatggggggagctcggaggaatggggtgcttgggatacaggaagggtggatatgggagcagggaagcatatatcttaatttaaggagccacctgagggttgtcaagagacttgaccctagaggggttcccaggtttccagggagacgtccccagttagttccttgggcagctgaggagagggagcctgaaaaggccagttcctatagccatactgatgaatttcttgcatatcaccatagaacctccacctgacgatagatgaagaaaatgacagagccccacattggagcaccggactgagctcccaaggtcctgatgaggagcagaaggagagagaacatgagaaagaaagtcaggaccgtgagggaacctccatctggcaatagatgaagaaaatgactgagccccacattggagcactggactgagctcccaaggtcctgatgaggagcagaaggagagagaacatgagaaagaaagtcaggaccgtgagggaacctccatctggcaatagatgaagaaaatgactgagccccacattggagcactggactgagctcccaaggtcctgatgaggagcagaaggagagagaacatgagaaaggaagtcaggaacgtgaggggtgcgttcactcatggagacggtgggacagaactaatgggagatcaccaactccagttggaatggaactgatggatcatgcgaccaaacccgtctctctgaatgtggccaacagcgggggctgactgagaagcaaaggacaatggcactgggctctgattcttctgcatggacgggctctgtgggagccttctcagcttggttgatcaccttcctggacctggggggagttgggaggaccttggtcttagcatagagtagggaaccctgatggctccttggccttgagagggagggaggggaggggagggaagggggagaaggagaggagggaagggggagaaggagaggagggaagggggaggaggaagggaggagatggaaatttttaaatataaaaaaataaaccatgagggaaaaaaaagaaaaaagaaaaaaatttgcaGGCGaatgaatggaactaggaaaaaactcatcctgagtgaggtaacccagaccaagaaagacaaacacagcatgtgctcactcataagtggatattaaatgcaaagcaaaggataaccatacTACAATCTACAACTCTAGAGAAGGTAGGTAGCAAGCAGGATCCTAAGAGGGATACATGGATTGTCTTGGGAAGGTAAAATACATGGGATATCCTGGGTTAAATCTAAGGTGGAGTATTGTAGAGGGAAGGGGTTTGGGGGATGAGTACATGAAGGAATGGAATGACCAAGTTGAGGGGGGGGACAGAGTAGTAGatcaatgaaagagatatcttgatagaggaagccattatgggattacagtgaaacctggtgctagggaaattcccaggaaaccaTAAGGATAActccaactaagactcctagcaaaagtatagagtgtgcctgaactggccttcccctgtaatcagattggtaaatACCCTAACTTTAACCAAAGCaccttcacccagtaactgatggaagcagatgaagaGATTCACAGTCAAGCACCAGGCAGAGCTCCAGGAGTCAAgtcgaagagaggaaggaggaattaTATGAGCTGACTGTGGGGTCAAGATCGGGATGGGGacatccacagagacagcttaACTGAGCTCATTGGAATTTATGGACTCTAGACCGATAGCTGGGGAGCCTACAtgagactgaactaggccctctgcatgtggttGACAGctgtatagcttggtctgttgGATGGGCCCCTGGcggtgggaccaggatctatcactggtacatgaactgacttttggagcccattccctgtagtgggatgccttactcagccttgatgcaagagggaggggcttggtcctgcctcatcttaatgtaccaggctttgttgactccctatgggaggccttTTTGAGGATTAGATAGGGGTTGgttggagggggaaggggaagtgggaggagaaaaaggaggaagaactgtggttgctatgtaaaatgaataaaaaataatttccatgaGAGGGAAAAGTGAGTGAACTTTTGGTAAGATAAATCACAATTGACCCTAAGGTTTCCATTAATAAATCAAGGTGATGGGTACATATGTCAATATTCCAATCTGTCTGTTCACATGTCTTCTAAGATAAGAACTTGGtgtcaacaagatggctcagtggttaaaggccaAGTGCTGTTAAGCCTAACTACCTGCGTTTAATACCCAGAAGTGACatgttggagagagaaaagttaCTCCCAAAAGTAGTTGTCATCTGACCTTCGTATTCATGTGTGCAcgtattcatccatccatccatccatacatacatacacacacatacatacatacatacttatatacacacatacataatgttGCAGAGATAGATtactcaaaatgtaaaaataaataaataaaaagttgaaaaataaaaaaaaggagagctagttaagaagaagaaagggatcaGCAAGGCTGGAAACAGGACAAGAGAGGATAGTGGTAATAAGATCAAAATACTTCCACACATGTAtagaaatgtcataataaaacaaCCCCTTTACTATAGATAATTTATATAGaccaataaaagttaaaaatgaaatcaaagcaTAAATAATccctttttatgaaaataaattttgtcaaaaaagaaaatatttacaatatttggaAAAATATGTCTTTGCAAGATGGTGGATTATCAGGCTAATGTATGGGAAGGCAATGAGAAAAAGACTAAAAAATTCACAAGTGAGAAATATGGTAAGATGAAAActgcatttgttatttttctattgctgtgattaaatgttGTGGACACAGACAACTTAAGGGAGAGCTTACTTTTGGCTCATGATTATAGGAGGATAAGAATAAAtaatgggaagaaaagagaaaaaggctaGAGATGTCAGCCAGAACTGTAGGAACAAGGAGCTGAGAGTTAATAACCTCAAACCCAAGTAGGAAACAGAAGGAGGAAACTGAAAGTGGCTTAAGGATTTAACTTCTCAAAGCTCACCCTCTATGATATATTTCTTCTAGCAAAGCTGTGCCTCACAAACGTTCAGAAACAGTGTCACCTACTGGTAAAAAAGTGTTCAAATACCAGCATCTATGTGTGGCCATCTCTTATTCAAGGCACCACAAATGTTAATACCTGCATTGTAATGAAAAGGCTAGAAACTCCAAATAGTGCCATAATGATGTGTCATGGGGGAAGCTCTGGCTGTGCCCTGTTCTTCGGTGGTTCATGAGATAATGAAGATTTGACAATCAGGTTTGAAATGATGATAAGCTTTTGACTCATATACTAGTTGAATGTCAATGAATAAAATGGAGCCAAGTGATGACTACACAAAGTACTAAAGGGCTCCAGATATTGCCAAGTTAGATAACACAGGTTTGAGACATAGCACCAAATACACAGAGCATGGTGTTATTAGTACTAGTACTAGAACTCAGGAGATTGATTCAGGGGGAGCCAAGTTCCAAGGTCATTGCTGGATATatagtttaaggtcagcctaagCAATCTCTcaccttgtttttaaaaagttttcaaatatCCCCAAATTTCTATATTTCACAGGACACTCACCACATCCTTTGAGGAACCATTCAAAATAAGTTGCCAGTGACTCTGGATTCTTAATAAGATTTGTCTTACCCCAGAAAAAATAGCTAGACACAAGAACATCTCTGGGATTTCTTATGAGATAGAGaatctaaaatggaaaaacatgaaaataaaggtCAATACAATCATTTCTCACCTTTTACCAGTCACAATATGCATGAAATGTCAACCAAATATCTATGGGGTTTCTAGcaacattattttaatttagacAAAATATATGCATAAGAGCAAAATTCCTATAGTCAGAATCCTCTTTTATAATCTTATTTGATTTAGAAAAATGGAACAGCAAAATGGCTAAGATTGGTAATAgtgtaaagcaaaacaaaaacaaacaaaatggaaaataagacTCCTTCAATAGCTGTAAAATCAGTACAATTATTGGCTATCCAATACCTAATAcctagccctgaaaacatatatacaactaACATTGTACTGGCTGAACAGGTTGCAATTATGTATTGAATAAATACagattcatatacatatatgtatgtaataatgattaatagaaaaagaaactgcaaatttgaaagagagaaaagagtatATGAGTGGGCCTattgggaggaagggaaagggtaTAATGCCATATGTAATTatagtataaaatgaaaaattaatcattttaataaaaggaaCTTTATATTTTCCATCAATTATTCTAGAGCTCATCTCTTTAGGCATCAATTTCCTTAGCCAAGAGTTTACCAAATCTAGATAAGACGCATACATATAGGTGAGTGATCACAACTTCATTGTACCATTTTTAAGACAGattatttttctaagtttgtATTTGcagtttaagaataaaatatttttagactgCCCAGTGAAGGCACTTTGTAAAAACTTTCTTAGTGACAAGAATCTATGATTGGATATCTCTGATCCCTTGTGGAGATCCTCTGTCAGTGACATTGGAGATTACTGTGACTACTGATCTTAATAGATAgccaaacaacaaaatacagtGGGTATAAATGATACATGACTGTTGAAAAATCTCCATGACTAGAGTATTGATGCTTTGTCAGCCTGTTTCCCCTGTGAACAATTCTGCCTTGGGTAATTCACCCACAGAACGTGGGACTTTTATAGAATTAATATTAGCTAATTGACTTTGGTGACAGCAAAAGAGTACTATCGACTGTATACTAATGTTTGAACTCTGCTTGACCTGTATATGTAGTTCCAGAAGGGTCCAGTatgatatttcattttctatttcaaaatctGCCCAGAATCACTGTGTGGTGGTCAACATCCTGGTACTCTGATGTAGTCTGGTGAGAGGACAAATCAGCATCACCTAGTGCATGATAATCGCAGCTTCCTTCCTACAATGTACACAGTCAGAGTGCATTTCAGCAAGAACTACAGTGTCTTTCAGTGTAGCATAAGTTCAAAGGGCATTTGGTCAAAGACTTATCAACCACTGGGCACTGACCTTGGCCTTGGAACTGAAGAAAGACTTGGGGAAAAGATGCAAGGGAAGGTGGGAGCTGATGAGGCGTGGTCCTTCCTTACTGATTACTATCAGATATCCTAATTGAGTTTCTATCCAGGGTGAGCGTTCCCAGATGGGCACAGATTGGATCCACTTAGGATTTCCTTTGGTCTGAATCAAGCAGACAATCTCAATCAGCCAGTGCGTTCCTGAAGAAGGAAAAGTGATGGTCATTTCAACTGTAATTATGAGCAAGCCTCTAGTAGAATATACAAGCATGCAATTTACAATGTAGCTCTTTCCAGGTAAACAGACCTGTGGCATTCACAATGTCCACATGGTGTAATTACAAAACATATTCATCCAGCACATTTCCACTGCATCATCTTCCAAAACTGGCAGTATACTCTATAAACACCCCCTGCCTACTGAACATCCCCTCCAGTCTTTGGCTGTCATCATTCTATATTCTGGTTCAGTGAAGTAGATTATCCAAGATATTTCCCAGAGGTGTAGTCATATCAACTATCCTTTGAAATTGGCTCCTTTCATTTAATACAATCCCACTGAGATGCATCCATGCTACAGTGTGTTCCTTAGCACTACTTTTGAAGGTGAAtaaatctctttgtttctttttaccacacacacttgtatttatatgtatctgCTCATTTTTCAATGGATGTTTCTAAGATTCATTTTTCTGGACTCTTGTCTGAATCCTTTTCCTGCTTTCCCCCTGTCCTTGGATTTTCCATGTTATTGCTCTTTCAGTGTCAGCAGTTGAATATTTACCTCATGTTCAGTGCTTCCATCATCTGGCAAAAATTCCTCCTCCAAACACCCATGTTGGCACTTTTTAGCCCTTTGAATTTCCAGCCTCTTTCCACTATCTGGAAAAGGTATCTGCTAATTTTGCCCAACACTGTACTCTGTTCCACATATCCTTACATCCATGCTGTTATCTCTTGATGCTAATTCTTCTTTCATCTCATTGCTCTCCATTTCCCCTCTCCTACAGAGACAGACCAATTCTAGCATCTTCCTTAGGAACTACTGCCTTTGCTCTAGTGCCTTAGGTGATCCTCTGAAGACACAGAGCAAGCTAGATGTATTATTCTGAGTAGAAATGTTCTCACACACAGTTCTCTGTGCCAGCCACAAGATTTATATGGCATTCTGCTCATCATCCAAATGAATGAGGATCAAAGTCCTAATCTTCCTCAGACAGTCATGACCATTTTCACTAATGCTCCTTACCTGACTTGGGGTAAGTCACTATGACTGTGTCTTCATCTCTCATCACAAAGTTATTACGAATCTcttcaataatttcttttttaaacctgATGGCACGGAAAGGTATTCCTTCAAACCAATTATAGTCTGTCATGGTAAAGAGCTTCTTGTGGTGCTGTGAGGAATTCAGCCTTGGCCACCTGTGAAGCCTATAGCAAATGCTGTTATATAAGATTTTTAGTGCAGGCAAAAAGTCATGAACACCACACAGTTTGTTATGAAAGTAGCTATTGATAGGAAAAAACTGATACTTTGACCTACACTCAAAGGTTGCATTGCAAAATTGTGAACTTGTTCAGAGATCATTCTGCAACATTTGTGAGCCTGAGTTCATGGCCTCAAAGTAGAAACTCAGTAAGAAGTACAAATCATAGAAATGGggcttaatttaaaatgttttataattcaaTTTAGATTTCCATATGGTATTAAAGGTCCAGAAAATGAAAGAGTTCATGGAAAGTATTGCCATGTGTAATTCTTAAAAGTTGTAtgtgtttttaagaattttatagcaCCTTAGCTTCCCTATATGACTCCAAATCTCTTTGTCTCCCTTcaactcctccctcctcttcccatatTTATAATTGTTGCTGgaggctgcttctttgttttccggcaacccagacctgaaatagtcacacagaaagtgtattaattaaaacactgcttaacatattagctcagggttcttattaactcttacctcttaaaataactcatttctataatatctgtgtatcaccacacgtTGTGATCTTCCAGGTAAAGTTTGgcatttttctgttgagagttctctgtgtactatgtaccccattttttattaggttattcattcttttgatgtcaagtttcttgagttctttgtatattatggagattagtcctctgtctgatgtggggttggtgaagatcttttcccaatctgtaggcttccactttgtcttgttgaccatgtcctctgctttaaagaaatttctcagtttcagaaggccctatttattagtttttttctctcagtgtctgttctactggggttatatttaggaagtagtttcctgtgccaatgtgttcaagtatacttcccaccttcttttctatgaggttcagtgtgcctggctttatgttgatgtttttgatccctttggacttgagttctgtgcatggtgatagatatggatgtatttgTATTCtcctatatgttgatatccagttatgccagaaacatttgttgaatatgttttcttttctccattttatatttttagcttctttttcaaaagacAGGTGTTTGTAgttatgtggattgatatccaggtctttgattcaattccattggttccTCTGTCTGTTTTTAGCCATAttaggctgttttcattactgtagctctatactAGAGCTTGATGTcatggattgtgatgcctccagaagttcctttgttgtacaggatttttttgggtattctgggtttttgtttttccatatgaagttgagtattgttcttttgaggtctgtaaagaattttgcagggattttgatgggcattgcattgaatatgtagactgcttttggtaagattgccatttttactatgttaattctatctacctaagagcatgggagacctttccattttctggtgacttcttcaatatctttcttccaagttttaaagttattgtcatacttgtctttcacttgtttggtcagagttaccccaagatattttatgttatttgtggctattatgaagggtgatgtttctttgatttctttttcagttcatttatcatctgtataaaggagggctactgattttttttcagttaatctcATTTTGTGCTACATTACTTaagatgtttatgagttgtaggagttccctagtagaatttttggggtcacttatggaTACTATTGTATCATCAGGAAATAgggagagtttgacttcttttctgatttgtatccccttcatGTCCTTTTCTTGCCTATTGCTCTAGCTATGACTTCAACTATTgaatagctatggagagagtAAGCAACcctgtcttattcctgattttagtggaatcactttgagttcctctccattttatttggtgtttgctgttggaaacaaaagaagagcctcttttctaaagcaacatatccttagactcaaattttgaagtcaatatgcctttataatatacatgctggtttagtttagcagcccatacaattaaatgtctctctgtacttagctcatatAGTCAAAAAtccaaagataacacaataatataaataatccagactctgtgaattttccatttttacgtggcttatttttctttactccttttaatctatgactatctgtactctgtctctttcaagactttacccctttttaaatgcattaactttattttatgactctctatactctttttgttctcttctaagcctacgtacatttatcctaCATTTgtctcatctggatttgtcttttttGCATATCTGTAactctttactgtccaggaacactttttttaaatgctaagtgctttTTTAAAACGGAAGCTCTGCCATTACTAAGGAATATACTGTTTCTGCCCagtttaaaacttaagctgtgctatTACTTCCTGCTTGCAGTGCCATTCCAACATTGCGGAGCTTCTCCTTGCTTCCGAGAGCCACACACAcctccccacttccaggcacacagtcaGTACacattgccattaagcaagctacagcagtctgctcacaaaccccatccaaatgctctgtagctggaccttCTGCCTGaaagagtttgtgctggcagcatgactcagaaaaccagcatttcaaaacagcatggctttttttcttttgctaccaATGAGCCAGgataatttcttttaaaggagctgctgcacaccaccagcaaacaacaagaagctgtgttaaactctgtatttttgtgtctagaattcctttacaAACTCTCCCAGATTTTAAGTGAATCTAGTTGGCCACATGGctgggaggccacttgtttgttctggCCACTTATactccaaataatcacacagaagttgtattaattaaatcactgcttagccctagcttcttattaattaactcttacattaatttaacccatttttaaaatctatatattgccacatggcagtgacttactggcaaagtttcagcatgtctgactctggcaacgACTCCatagcttctcctgactccagccttcctcctctcatgctacaggccaagccagttctttattcattaaccaataaaagcaacacatagacagaagaatccacattcagaggacatACTTAAGTCCTATGTTGGTTCCCTAGCTCTCAGGCTGGAGTTGGGAGGCTCCCATTAGTccaggtaagctgtttcaatgagtatccccatcatggtattgaccttttttgctcatattcttatgccttccactctttgactggactttaggatctcagcccagtgttccactgtagatc is part of the Arvicola amphibius chromosome 8, mArvAmp1.2, whole genome shotgun sequence genome and encodes:
- the LOC119820952 gene encoding sulfotransferase 2A1-like isoform X2; protein product: MTDYNWFEGIPFRAIRFKKEIIEEIRNNFVMRDEDTVIVTYPKSGTHWLIEIVCLIQTKGNPKWIQSVPIWERSPWIETQLGYLIVISKEGPRLISSHLPLHLFPKSFFSSKAKILYLIRNPRDVLVSSYFFWGKTNLIKNPESLATYFEWFLKGCGTTGDWKNHFTVAQAETFDKAFQENMAGFPPELFPWK
- the LOC119820952 gene encoding sulfotransferase 2A1-like isoform X1, producing the protein MTDYNWFEGIPFRAIRFKKEIIEEIRNNFVMRDEDTVIVTYPKSGTHWLIEIVCLIQTKGNPKWIQSVPIWERSPWIETQLGYLIVISKEGPRLISSHLPLHLFPKSFFSSKAKILYLIRNPRDVLVSSYFFWGKTNLIKNPESLATYFEWFLKGCVLYGSWFEHTRGWLSMRKRSNFLMLSYEDIKKDTRGTIEKICDFLGKKLEPDELDLVLKNSSFQAMKENNMCNYSLITKDLVTNSLVLMRKGTTGDWKNHFTVAQAETFDKAFQENMAGFPPELFPWK